CTCGATCTTGCGCGCGAGGACCACCTGGAAGATGTCGCCGCGCCCGACGCGCTCCTTCGCCTCGACAACCATCTTCTCGAACCCGGCGCGGTCGAGGTTCGAGCGCGGCTCTCCGATCGCAAGCGAGGGCGCGGGCGTCTCGGCCCGCATGGCGGCCTCGAAGCGCGCGCCGCGGTCCTCGCCGTGGCTGAAGTAGAGCGTGCGGCGCGTGAGCCGGTCGAACACGACGCCGTCGAGGTAGAGGCCGAACTCGAACGCGGGTCCCGCCTCGCCGCGCCCGCGCGCGGGGACGGAGGGCTCGAGCGTCGCCGCATACTCGTAGCCGATCGCGCCCACGAGGCCGCCGAGGTACCGGTAGCCCTGGTCGAGGACCGCGCGCGAGTCGATGAGCCGCTTGAGGTACTGCGTCGGCTTCTCCCCGGCCTTCGGGTCGGGCGCGTCGCCCTCGACCTCGAGGCGGCCTTCCGCGAGGCGAACCTCCGCCACGGGGTCGACCCCAAGGATGCTGTAGCGCGCAAGACGCTCCGGTCCTTCCGCGGATTCGAGGAGGAATCCCGCGGGACGGTTCGCGAGGAGCCGCGCGAAGTCCTTCGCGGGGTCGAACGGGACGTCGAGCGCGCGGAGGATCATGGCCCATCTCCAGTATTCGCTGTCTTATTTATGCCCTTGGTGTACATTTGTGGGCATCACGTCGGGGGTTCGATCGCGAGGACCGTGACCTCGAAGAGCCGCTCGTGGCCATCCTGGAAAGCGCGTTCGGGCGCGAGGCGTACGGTCGCCGTTTCCCCGACCTTGAGGCCGAGCGTGGCGTCGCGGAAGCCGGGGATGACGTTGATGTAGCCGGCGGGCGGCGCGCCGTCCCCGAGCCACACGGCAAGCGGCTCGAACTGGGGCCGGTTCTTCGACGGGAAGACGCGCACGCTCTTCGGAAGCGGCACGTTCGAGTCGAAGACGGCGCCGTTGCCGTAGAGGCCGACGTAGGCCACCTTGACGCGGCCGTTCGCGCCCGCGTCCGCCGCCGCGCCCGAGACCTCCGCCACGCGGTACGTGACGACGTGGCGCGCGACGAGGGCGCCGGCCTTCGCCTCCACCGTGACGTTCGCGACGCCGGCCGTCGCGTTCTCGGCCGCGAGGCGAAGGATCACGGGGAGCCACTCGCGCGGGGCGACCCGGACCGTCGCGCGCTCGAAGGCCGCGACGATCGCCGGATCGCTCGGCGTCGCGGAGAGCGTCACGTTCTCCGTCGCATTTCCGAGGTTCTTCACGAGGATCGCGAGCGAGAGACGACCGTCGGGGTCGATCTTGTAGCCCTCGTGGAGCGAGGCGACCTCGAGGTTGCGCTGAGGCGCGACCGGCGGATGGACCGTCGCGCGCCGGAGGGTGACGGTCTCCGCGGGCACGTTCGCGTGCGGCTCGCGCGCGACGGTGGGGAGCCCCTGGATGCGCTTCACGACGTCAAGGCCTTCGACGACGCGGCCGAAGATCGCATAGCCCGGGGCCCGGTCGAGGCAGGTCGAATCCTGGGCGTTGATGAAGAACTGCGTCGTCGCGGTGTTCTCCTCCTCGAGCCGCGCCATCGCCACGGTGCCTTCGACGTGGCTCACGTTGCGCGGCCGCTCGAGCGGGATCGGGCCGAGGTTCACGCCCTTCGGCTTGAGGTCCTTCGTGTACCCTCCGCCCTGGACGATCCCGATGCAGCTCTCGTTCGAGCGCACGACGGCGCGGTGGAAGATCGTGTTCTCGTAGAACCCGTTCTCGGCGTACTGGACGAAGTTCGCGACCGTCACAGGGGATTTGTCGAGAAGCATCTCGATCGCGATCTCGCCGTGGCTCGTGTCGAGCACGACGGTCAGGTTCGCGAAGCGAACCTCGAGCGGAATCTCGATGTCGTCCTCGCCGTCGCGGGCCCCGGGCGCGGGCCCGGACCCGAGGCACCCGGCAAGGAGGATGGCGGCGGCAAGCGCGAGCGCGAGGGGCGCGGACGGGCGCATCGGCCGGGGATGGTCCCGGTCGCCACTAAAGCGCTTCGGTTCCTCCGACCGGGCGCCGGGGGGCCCCGCGCCGGTCCGCGAGGCGCCGGAGCACGTCGCGGGGCGTCACGCCCTCGGCCTGCGCGGCGACGAGCGTGTGGTAGAGGACGTCGGCGGCCTCGTCGGCAAGGCGGGCCCGGTCGCGGTCCTTCGCGGCCATGATGAGCTCCCCCGCCTCCTCGGCG
This sequence is a window from Candidatus Thermoplasmatota archaeon. Protein-coding genes within it:
- a CDS encoding peptidylprolyl isomerase, which produces MRPSAPLALALAAAILLAGCLGSGPAPGARDGEDDIEIPLEVRFANLTVVLDTSHGEIAIEMLLDKSPVTVANFVQYAENGFYENTIFHRAVVRSNESCIGIVQGGGYTKDLKPKGVNLGPIPLERPRNVSHVEGTVAMARLEEENTATTQFFINAQDSTCLDRAPGYAIFGRVVEGLDVVKRIQGLPTVAREPHANVPAETVTLRRATVHPPVAPQRNLEVASLHEGYKIDPDGRLSLAILVKNLGNATENVTLSATPSDPAIVAAFERATVRVAPREWLPVILRLAAENATAGVANVTVEAKAGALVARHVVTYRVAEVSGAAADAGANGRVKVAYVGLYGNGAVFDSNVPLPKSVRVFPSKNRPQFEPLAVWLGDGAPPAGYINVIPGFRDATLGLKVGETATVRLAPERAFQDGHERLFEVTVLAIEPPT